One part of the Paenibacillus silvisoli genome encodes these proteins:
- a CDS encoding cysteine-rich CWC family protein: MINEDVRLQEQQDKAKVCPICHSRNDCEGSHACWCAGELFPSGIFELVPVELRGKACICIDCLNEFMMANGEKRRNK; encoded by the coding sequence ATGATAAATGAAGATGTCCGGCTGCAAGAACAACAAGATAAGGCGAAGGTATGTCCCATTTGTCATAGCCGAAACGACTGCGAAGGGAGCCATGCTTGCTGGTGCGCCGGCGAGCTGTTCCCGAGCGGGATTTTCGAGCTGGTTCCTGTTGAGCTGCGAGGGAAGGCATGCATTTGCATCGATTGCTTGAATGAATTCATGATGGCGAATGGAGAGAAACGGCGGAACAAATAG